One genomic segment of Vulpes lagopus strain Blue_001 chromosome 9, ASM1834538v1, whole genome shotgun sequence includes these proteins:
- the RAD21 gene encoding double-strand-break repair protein rad21 homolog → MFYAHFVLSKRGPLAKIWLAAHWDKKLTKAHVFECNLESSVESIISPKVKMALRTSGHLLLGVVRIYHRKAKYLLADCNEAFIKIKMAFRPGVVDLPEENREAAYNAITLPEEFHDFDQPLPDLDDIDVAQQFSLNQSRVEEITMREEVGNISILQENDFGDFGMDDREIMREGSAFEDDDMLVSTSASNLLLEPEQSTSNLNEKINHLEYEDQYKDDNFGEGNDGGILDDKLISNNDGGIFDDPPALSEAGVMLPEQPAHDDMDEDDNVSMGGPDSPDSVDPVEPMPTMTDQTTLVPNEEEAFALEPIDITVKETKAKRKRKLIVDSVKELDSKTIRAQLSDYSDIVTTLDLAPPTKKLMMWKETGGVEKLFSLPAQPLWNNRLLKLFTRCLTPLVPEDLRKRRKGGEADNLDEFLKEFENPEVPREDQQQQHQQRDVIDEPILEEPSRLQESVMETSRTNLDESAMPPPPPQGVKRKAGQIDPEPVIPPQQVEQVEIPPVELPPEEPPNICQLIPELELLPEKEKEKEKEKEDDEEEEDEDASGGDQDQEERRWNKRTQQMLHGLQRALAKTGAESISLLELCRNTNRKQAAAKFYSFLVLKKQQAIELTQEEPYSDIIATPGPRFHII, encoded by the exons ATGTTCTACGCACATTTTGTCCTCAGTAAGAGAGGGCCTCTGGCCAAAATTTGGCTAGCGGCCCACTGGGATAAGAAGCTAACCAAAGCCCATGTGTTTGAGTGTAATTTAGAGAGCAGTGTGGAGAGTATCATCTCACCAAAG GTGAAGATGGCACTACGAACATCAGGACATCTCTTACTGGGAGTAGTTCGAATCTATCACAGAAAAGCCAAATACCTCCTTGCAGACTGTAATGAAGCATTCATTAAGATAAAGATGGCTTTTCGGCCAG GTGTTGTTGACCTACCTGAGGAAAATCGAGAAGCTGCTTACAATGCTATCACCTTACCTGAAGAATTTCATGACTTTGATCAGCCACTTCCTGACTTAGA tGACATTGATGTGGCCCAGCAGTTCAGCCTGAACCAGAGTAGAGTGGAAGAAATAACCATGAGAGAAGAAGTTGGAAACATCAGTATTCTACAAGAAAATGATTTTG GTGACTTTGGAATGGATGATCGTGAGATAATGAGAGAAGGAAGTGCTTTTGAGGATGATGACATGTTAGTGAGCACAAGTGCTTCTAACCTACTGTTAGAGCCTGAACAGAGCACCAGCAATCTGAATGAGAAAATTAACCATTTAGAATATGAAGACCAATATAAGGATGACAATTTCGGAGAAGGAAATGATGGCGGTATATTAG atGACAAACTTATAAGTAACAATGATGGTGGTATCTTTGATGATCCCCCTGCCCTGTCTGAGGCAGGTGTGATGTTGCCAGAACAGCCTGCACATGATGATATGGATGAGGATGATAATGTTTCAA tgGGTGGGCCTGATAGTCCTGATTCAGTGGATCCTGTTGAACCAATGCCAACTATGACTGATCAGACAACACTTGTTCCAAATGAGGAAGAAGCCTTTGCATTGGAACCTATTGATATCACTG TCAAAGAAACCAAAgccaagaggaagaggaagctgaTTGTTGACAGTGTCAAAGAGTTGGATAGTAAGACAATTAGAGCCCAACTTAGTGATTATTCTGATATTGTTACAACTTTGGATTTGGCACCACCCACCAAGAAATTGATGATGTGGAAAGAGACAGGGGGAGTGGAAAAACTCTTCTCCTTACCTGCTCAGCCTTTATGGAATAACAGACTACTGAAG cTCTTTACACGCTGTCTTACACCACTAGTACCAGAAGATCTTAGAAAAAGGCGGAAAGGAGGAGAAGCTGATAATTTGGATGAATTCCTCAAAGAATTTGAAAATCCAGAGGTTCCCAGAGAGGATCAGCAGCAGCAACACCAGCAGCGTGATGTTATCG ATGAGCCCATTTTGGAAGAGCCAAGCCGCCTCCAGGAATCAGTGATGGAGACCAGCAGAACAAACTTGGATGAATCAGCCATGCCTCCACCACCTCCTCAAGGAGTCAAGCGAAAAGCAGGACAGATTGACCCAGAGCCTGTGATCCCT CCCCAGCAGGTAGAGCAGGTGGAAATACCCCCTGTAGAGCTGCCCCCTGAGGAGCCTCCAAATATCTGTCAGTTAATTCCAGAGTTAGAACTTCtaccagagaaagagaaggagaaagaaaaggagaaagaagatgatgaagaggaggag GATGAAGATGCTTCCGGAGGTGATCAGgatcaagaagaaagaagatggaaCAAAAGGACTCAGCAGATGCTTCATGGGCTTCAG CGAGCTCTTGCTAAAACTGGGGCTGAATCCATCAGTTTGCTTGAGTTATGTCGAAACACAAACAGAAAGCAAGCTGCAGCAAAGTTCTACAGCTTCTTGGTTCTTAAAAAGCAACAAGCTATTGAGCTGACGCAGGAAGAACCATACAGCGACATCATTGCAACACCTGGACCAAGGTTCCACATTATTTGA